Proteins encoded in a region of the Nicotiana tomentosiformis chromosome 9, ASM39032v3, whole genome shotgun sequence genome:
- the LOC138898908 gene encoding uncharacterized protein, whose translation MSGLKPGTPDEVATVNPNLSATGEILAYVDGVPMYASENKLDGDVDVKIRYDIVGSDQISGNGKGGDITRTVPSEQTATELVEDIEQQVTVRVFHHDPGQHMMMTFVYAKCSAMERLDLWDHLYYLASDMELPWLVGGDFNGTKEFHSHGGMGDPMLSVYSRDWIGVFFRFLNFWTKHATFIDMVRQNWEADFIGDPFLMFKQNIKRVKAALSKWSRETFVDIFKQLAILEDIVRKYLSIEEKYWKQKARMTLFAEGDRNTSFFHNHVIGKRKKLQLKRIKSGSGVWIEDQEQLATVAVDFYQKQFTNESDASEFSLLNNVPSMVTMDKNLELSRLPTIEEVRAAVFELSGESSSGPDGFSGLFYQTCWDGIGSDIHNMVLHLYGGAALPKSITHTNLVLLPKKPRVETFSNLRPIILSNFINKVLSRVLHDRLESFLPYLITPNQSGFVNGRSIFENILLTQEIITDIRLRGKPANVVIKLDMAKTYDRSSEFFKSTRGVKQGDPLSPALFILSAEVLSRYLNKLFEDKSFVGFGMPKWSDPLNHLEYADDTIIFAFAHPPSLSKIMAVLGNYEKISGSWRYYKICKRRRKDYYEDLIMKVKAKLQSWKGKLLSFGGKATSSLVCCKVCQSTGYQSLINQTSSWGIYIRLLLGSCQNLCLPKEEGALGFRSLHDVSRALFAKLWWSFRTAKSLWSNFMWNKYCKKELPTLVYFRGGSHVWRQMLNAREEVEHEIVWELRSGTTNIWHENWTGLGALYHALPEDFPINKDL comes from the exons atgTCAGGCCTAAAGCCGGGTACACCTGATGAGGTAGCTACAGTAAACCCCAACCTTAGTGCAACTGGAGAGATTTTGGCCTATGTAGATGGTGTTCCGATGTATGCATCAGAGAACAAACTTGATGGAGATGTTGATGTGAAGATTAGGTATGATATAGTGGGGTCAGACCAAATTTCAGGCAATGGGAAGGGTGGTGATATCACTAGAACAGTGCCTTCAGAGCAGACTGCTACA GAATTAGTGGAGGATATTGAGCAACAGGTGACTGTGAGAGTGTTTCACCATGACCCGGGGCAGCACATGATGAtgacatttgtttatgcaaaatgttcagCAATGGAGAGGTTGGATTTATGGGATCACTTGTATTACTTagcaagtgatatggaattaccatggttggtaggaggggatttcaat ggtacaaaggaattccattcacatggtggaatgggagatccaatgctgagtgtatattcaagagattggataGGAGTTTT TTTCAGATTCTTAaacttttggacaaagcatgcTACATTTATAGATATGGTGAGGCAGAACTGGGAAGCTGATTTCATAGGGGATCCATTTTTGATGTTTAAGCAGAATATCAAGAGGGTGAAGGCAGCACTCTCAAAATGGAGTAGGGAAACATTTGTtgatatcttcaagcaattggctattttggaggacattgttagg aaatacttgagtattgaggagaagtattggaagcaaaaagctAGGATGACTTTgtttgctgaaggagataggaatacaagtttctttcacaatcatgtcattggtaaaagaaagaaattgcaactgaagaggatcaaaagtgggaGTGGGGTATGGATTGAAGACCAAGAGCAATTGGCTACAGTTGCAGTGGACTTCTATCAAAAACAGTTCACAAATGAAAGTGATGCTTCTGAATTTTccttgctcaataatgtaccttcaatggtcactatggataagaatttggaacttagcagattgccaacaattgaagaagtaagggcAGCCGTTTTTGAGCTTAGTGGGGAGAGTTCTAGTGGTCCTGATGGATTCAGTGGCCTGTTTTATCAAACTTGCTGGGATGGCATTGGTTctgatatacacaacatggtgctacacttatatggaggagctgcattgcctaaatctatcactcacaccaatctagtgttgctgcccaagaaacctaGAGTTGAGACCTTCTCTAACTTAAGACCTATTATTTTGAGCAACTTCATTAACAAGGTCTTatctagggtgttacatgacagaTTGGAGAGTTTTTTGCCATATCTAATAACTCCTAATCAATCTGGATTTGTAAATggtaggagtatatttgagaacatcttattgacGCAAGAAATTATCACTGacataaggttaaggggaaagccagctaatgtggtgatcaagcttgatatggctaaaacctatgatagg TCCTCAGAGTTCTTTAAGTCGACAAGGGGTGTGAAACAAGGGGATCCCCTCTCTCCAGCATTGTTCATTCTGTCAGCTGAGGTACTTTCTAGGTATTTGAATAAGCTCTTTGAGGATaagtcatttgtgggatttggaatgcctaagtggtctgatCCTTTGAACCACTTGGAATATGCTGATGATACGATAATCTTTGCATTTGCTCATCCTCCCtctttgagcaagattatggcagtgttggggaactatgagaagatatcag GAAGTTGGAGATATTACAAgatttgcaagag aaggaggaaggactattatgaAGATCTTATCATgaaggtgaaggctaaattgcaGTCATGGAAAGGAAAGCTGTtgtcatttggaggaaaggcaacaTCATCTTtagtgtgttgcaaagtatgccagtCCACAGGTTATCAGTCCTTGATCAACCAAACATCTTCCTGgggcatctacataagacttttgctaggttcatgccaaaatctttgccttcctaaagaggaaggggccctaggttttaggtccttacatgatgtctcaagggcactgtttgctaaactatggtggagtTTTAGGACCGcaaaatctttgtggtctaatttcatgtggaataagtattgcaagaaggagctACCAACACTGGTGTattttaggggagggtctcatgtttggagacaaatgctgaatgctagggaagaagtagaacacgagatcgtatgggaattgaggagtggaacaactaatatttggcatgaaaattggactggattAGGTGCACTTTATCACGCATTAcctgaagactttccaatcaatAAAGATCTTTAG